GATACTGATCCGAGCCCACTATCCTGCCTTTGGCCTTGTCAAACAGGCCATCCTTGCTGGATAGCATAATCACTGGTGTGGATTTGAATTCGCTGTTGTTCTTGATTAACGCACAGGTTTGGTAGCCATCCAGACGCGGCATCATGATATCCACAAAAATGATGTCCGGCCGGGTATCGGCAATTTTCGCCAGTGCATCGAAGCCATCGGTGGCCGTGATGACCGTGCAACCCGCTTTATTGAGCAGGGTCTCTGCCGTACGACGAATGGTTTTACTGTCGTCGATCACCATGACTTTCAGGCTTTCCAGATTGACGTCCATAAGATGCTTTTGCCTTTCGCTATTATCTACCACATTGATCGGCCAGCCGGATGCCACTTTGAAGCTGGCTTGGAAGGATTGATGCCCTTGCAGGTCATCTCCTTTAGCTTAGCAGTCGGATTGTCATCCGACGGCCCGCAAACGGGGCTTTTGCCGATTGGATGTTTTAACACAGATGTTAAGCTTAGGCTATAAGCGCCTGAATAAAATGGGAATTTGCCCTCAGCGTGAGCTGGTCTATGGAAGCTCAAAGCCGATAGCGCTATGCTGCCCGCGAGAGCATCAGAGGCTCCAATCATTCCCGACTAACTGCCATTTTGAGGTTATCAATGACACGCCTGGGGATAGTGCTGGATCCAATCCACAGTTTTAACCCGAAAAAAGACACCACCCTGGTCCTGATGCAGGCTGCACAGGCGCGCGGCTGGCAGGTTATCGGGTTTGAACAAGGTGATCTCTGGCTGGACCAGGGTATCGCCATGGGCCGCGGCCGGGAAATACGGGTGGACGCCGATGCCCACCTGAAAAAAGCCGACTGGTTCCAGTTATCGGACGCCACCGATTACCGGCTGGGCGATCTGGATGCGCTGCTGATGCGCAAGGATCCACCCTTCGACGGCGAATATGTGTACAGCACCTACATCCTGGAGGCCGCCGAAACCCAAGGTGCGCTGGTGGTCAACAAACCCCAGTCCCTGCGCGACTGCAATGAAAAGGTATTCGCCACCCGCTTTCCCCAGTGCTGCCCGCCGGTGCTGGTAAGCCGCAACAATGCCCAATTGCGTGCATTCCACGCCACGCACCAGGATGTGATCTTCAAGCCCCTCGACGGCATGGGCGGCGCAGGCATATTCCGGGTCAAAGCCGACGATCCCAATCTCGGCGTCATCCTCGAAACCCTGACCCGGCACGGGCGCGAAACCATTATGGCGCAAGCCTATCTGCCCGCCATCAAAGACGGTGACAAGCGCATTCTGGTGATCGATGGCGTGCCGGTGGACTATTGCCTGGCGCGCATTCCCGCCCAGGGCGAAACCCGTGGCAACCTGGCCGCCGGCGGCACCGGACGCGCACAGCCGCTGACCGAGCGGGATCGCTGGATCGTCTCGCAGGTGGCGGACACCCTGGTCGCGAAGGGCCTGCTGTTTGTGGGTCTGGACGTGATTGGCGACCACCTGACCGAAATTAACGTCACCAGCCCCACTTGCGCGCGCGAGATCAATACCGCCTTCAACACCGATATCGGCGGGCTGCTCATGGATGCCATCGAGAAACGCCTGCAATGACCGCTATGGCCGCACCCGCTTCCCCGGAACACGCCCGCGAAACTGCCGGCGACCGACTGACCTTTACGATTTTTGTGGCCCTGGCGGTACACGCCCTGCTGATATTCGGCGTGGGCTTCACCTTTACCCCGGCGGGCGGCCTGATGCCCACGCTGGAAATCACCCTGGCCAACCACAAGAGCGCCACTGAGCCTGAAAAAGCCGACTTCCTGGCCCAGCACAACCAGGAGGGCTCAGGCACCATTGACGACACCAAGGCCCAGACCACGGACCAGTCCTCCGAGTTCTTTGCCCCCAACATCAACGAGGTCAACCCGCTGCCCCAGCAACGGCAGATCAAACCCAGCGAGCGCCGGGATGACCAGATTGTCACTACCGTCAGTGCCAGCCCGCGTTCAGCCAACCTGAACCAGGAGCAACCCACCCCCGAGCAGGAGCAGCGCGAAGGTGAGCTGGAAGAACGCACCAACTACAATGCAGAAATCGCGAGCCTGATGGCGGAAATCGACCGTCAGCGCCAGCAATACGCCAAACGCCCGCGCATCCGCCACCTCACCTCGGTGGCCACCAAAAGCTCACCGGAAGCAGCCTACCTGCTGAAATGGACCGACAAGGTGGAATTCGTGGGTAACCGCAACTTCCCCGAAGAAGCCCTGCGCAAGGAAATTTTCGGCCGTCTCACGCTGGCAGTGCGCATCCTGCCCGACGGCCGGCTCGACAAGGTGGAAGTCACCACCCCGTCCGGCTACCGGCTGCTGGATGACGCGGCGATCGGCATCATCCGCGATGCCTCGCCTTTTGCGCCGGTGCCGCTCGAGGTACTCAAGGACCACACCCACCTGGAAATCGTCCGCAGCCTGAGCTTCGAGATCACCGGGCTGCACACCGACTAAGCGCGTGGATTTGAACGCCAAGCCGCTTGTTTTTACCGTGCCGGCCCCCATACTGAACTTATGAAGCAGACACAGCGCGCAGAACTTACCGCCGGCAGCCTGAAGGGGCATTTCCTGATATCCATGCCCAGCCTGCAGGACCCGCACTTCAATCACTCGGTCACCTACATTTGCGACCACAGTGAGGACGGGGCCATGGGGCTGGTGCTGAATCACCCCTTCAGCGATATCAATCTGGGCGACATTTTTGAGCAACTGGAGCTGGAGGACGTGCAGGGGCGCAGCGACGAGCCCGTGTTCGCCGGCGGTCCGGTCCAACAGGAACGCGGCTTTGTGCTGCATCCCACAGGCTTTGAGGGCGATTCCACTCTGCAAGTGGCCGATGATGTCAGCCTCACCGCCTCCCGCGATGTACTGATCTCCATGGCCGGCGGCAAGGGCCCGCAGCGTGCCATTGTGGCCCTGGGTTATGCCGGCTGGTCGGCCGGCCAACTGGAAGACGAAATCGCCAACAACAGCTGGATTACCCTGCCCGGCGACAGTGTGCTGCTGTTTGATACGCCCGCGCACCAACGCTGGTCCGCCGCGGCGGAACGGCTCGGTTTTGATCTCAATTTGCTGTCCTCCAATGCCGGCCACGCCTGACGCGCACACCACCGTATTGGCCTTCGATTACGGCACCCGCAACATCGGCGTGGCGTTCGGCCAGACCATTACCGGCACCGCATCCGAGTTACCCTCATTGAAAGCGCGCGACGGCATCCCGGATTGGGGGCAAATCGAAGCGCTACTGAAGGAGTGGACCCCCGACGCGCTGCTGGTGGGATTGCCCCTGAACATGGACGACAGCGACAGCGAGCTGGCGCAGCGGGCAAAGAAATTCGGCAACCGATTACACGGCCGGTTTGGCAGCAAAGTCATTTTCTGGGATGAGCGCCTCAGCACCCGCGAGGCAAAAGAAGAAGCGCGCCGCCGCGGGCACAAGGGCCACTACAAAAGTGACCCGGTGGATTCCATTGCTGCGCGCTTAATACTCGAAAGCTATTTTGACGAACTAGCAACTAGTGACTAGTTGCTGGTTTCAATACATCTTATTGCCGGAATTCTCTTCTTTCTGAATCGACAATTCATCGGCCGCATTAATCAGATAATCCGCATCGGTTTCCGAGCCCAGCTTGATCAGCAGGCGCAGGTCGTTGGGTGAATCCGCGTAAGACAGCGCATCTTCGTAAGTGATTTCGCCGCTGTCATAAAGCTCGTACAGCGCCTGGTCGAAAGTCTGCATGCCCAGCTCGGTGGATTTTTTCATCAGCGGTTTCAGTTCATGCACCGCGCCCTTGCGAATCAGATCCTGCGCCAGCGGCGTATTCAACAACACTTCCAGACACGCGCGACGGCCATTGCCATCGGGTGTGGGAATCAATTGCTGGGCGATAATGCCGCGCAGGTTCAGGGCCAGGTCCATCCACAACTGACTGTGGCGATCGGCCGGGAAGAAATGGATGATCCGGTCCAGCGCCTGGTTGGCGTTGTTGGCGTGCAGCGTACACAAACACAGGTGGCCGGTTTCGGCGAACGCAATGGCGTGCTCCATGGTTTCGCGCGAACGCACCTCACCAATCAGAATCACGTCGGGCGCCTGACGCAGCGTATTTTTCAGCGCGATCTCAAACGAATCCGTATCAATCCCCACCTCGCGCTGGGTCACGATGCAACCCTGGTGCTGGTGAATGAATTCGATCGGGTCTTCGATGGTGATGATGTGGCCTTTGGAGTTGCGGTTGCGGTGTCCGATCATCGCCGCCAGCGAGGTGGACTTACCGGTACCGGTGGCGCCCACAAAGATAATCAGGCCGCGCTTGGTCATCGCCAGCTCTTTGATGATTTCCGGCAAACCCAGATCATCCACTTTCGGAATATTGGTTTCAATCCGACGCAACACCATGCCCGCCAGGTTGCGTTGGTAAAAGGCACTCACACGGAAACGGCCGATACCGCGCGCGGAAATCGCAAAGTTGAGTTCCTTGGTTTCAAGAAATTCGGTGCGCTGCTTTTC
This region of Simiduia agarivorans SA1 = DSM 21679 genomic DNA includes:
- the ruvX gene encoding Holliday junction resolvase RuvX; this encodes MPATPDAHTTVLAFDYGTRNIGVAFGQTITGTASELPSLKARDGIPDWGQIEALLKEWTPDALLVGLPLNMDDSDSELAQRAKKFGNRLHGRFGSKVIFWDERLSTREAKEEARRRGHKGHYKSDPVDSIAARLILESYFDELATSD
- the gshB gene encoding glutathione synthase, with product MTRLGIVLDPIHSFNPKKDTTLVLMQAAQARGWQVIGFEQGDLWLDQGIAMGRGREIRVDADAHLKKADWFQLSDATDYRLGDLDALLMRKDPPFDGEYVYSTYILEAAETQGALVVNKPQSLRDCNEKVFATRFPQCCPPVLVSRNNAQLRAFHATHQDVIFKPLDGMGGAGIFRVKADDPNLGVILETLTRHGRETIMAQAYLPAIKDGDKRILVIDGVPVDYCLARIPAQGETRGNLAAGGTGRAQPLTERDRWIVSQVADTLVAKGLLFVGLDVIGDHLTEINVTSPTCAREINTAFNTDIGGLLMDAIEKRLQ
- a CDS encoding YqgE/AlgH family protein, whose protein sequence is MKQTQRAELTAGSLKGHFLISMPSLQDPHFNHSVTYICDHSEDGAMGLVLNHPFSDINLGDIFEQLELEDVQGRSDEPVFAGGPVQQERGFVLHPTGFEGDSTLQVADDVSLTASRDVLISMAGGKGPQRAIVALGYAGWSAGQLEDEIANNSWITLPGDSVLLFDTPAHQRWSAAAERLGFDLNLLSSNAGHA
- a CDS encoding energy transducer TonB; the encoded protein is MTAMAAPASPEHARETAGDRLTFTIFVALAVHALLIFGVGFTFTPAGGLMPTLEITLANHKSATEPEKADFLAQHNQEGSGTIDDTKAQTTDQSSEFFAPNINEVNPLPQQRQIKPSERRDDQIVTTVSASPRSANLNQEQPTPEQEQREGELEERTNYNAEIASLMAEIDRQRQQYAKRPRIRHLTSVATKSSPEAAYLLKWTDKVEFVGNRNFPEEALRKEIFGRLTLAVRILPDGRLDKVEVTTPSGYRLLDDAAIGIIRDASPFAPVPLEVLKDHTHLEIVRSLSFEITGLHTD
- a CDS encoding PilT/PilU family type 4a pilus ATPase, whose protein sequence is MDFDRLLTLMVEKGASDLFITAGVPPSVKLHGKVVPVTTTPLSPEKSREVVLSVMNEKQRTEFLETKELNFAISARGIGRFRVSAFYQRNLAGMVLRRIETNIPKVDDLGLPEIIKELAMTKRGLIIFVGATGTGKSTSLAAMIGHRNRNSKGHIITIEDPIEFIHQHQGCIVTQREVGIDTDSFEIALKNTLRQAPDVILIGEVRSRETMEHAIAFAETGHLCLCTLHANNANQALDRIIHFFPADRHSQLWMDLALNLRGIIAQQLIPTPDGNGRRACLEVLLNTPLAQDLIRKGAVHELKPLMKKSTELGMQTFDQALYELYDSGEITYEDALSYADSPNDLRLLIKLGSETDADYLINAADELSIQKEENSGNKMY
- the pilG gene encoding twitching motility response regulator PilG — its product is MDVNLESLKVMVIDDSKTIRRTAETLLNKAGCTVITATDGFDALAKIADTRPDIIFVDIMMPRLDGYQTCALIKNNSEFKSTPVIMLSSKDGLFDKAKGRIVGSDQYLTKPFSKTELLGAITAHVGQAKAS